The Sphingomonas sp. So64.6b genome includes a region encoding these proteins:
- a CDS encoding SDR family NAD(P)-dependent oxidoreductase has product MAGAAVVIGASGGIGAAFAEALVDEGAFDIVHGFSRSASGDRHLDLTDESSVAAAATLVANGPAPTLVFIATGLLHEGDHAPEKALGDLEPAWLARQFAINTIGPALVAKHFLPLTPKTGRTVFAALTARVGSIADNRLGGWYGYRASKAALNMMIRTLAIEERRRNSSSIVVGLHPGTVDTALSRPFQGNVTPGNLFAPDRAAVQLLDVIDGLRAPDSGKVFAWDGAEVPA; this is encoded by the coding sequence ATGGCTGGTGCGGCGGTCGTGATCGGCGCGTCCGGCGGCATCGGTGCCGCGTTCGCGGAAGCACTGGTCGACGAAGGAGCGTTCGACATCGTCCATGGCTTCTCGCGCAGCGCCAGCGGCGATCGCCATCTCGACCTGACCGATGAATCCAGCGTCGCCGCCGCCGCCACACTGGTCGCCAATGGCCCCGCCCCGACGCTGGTCTTCATCGCCACGGGCCTGCTTCACGAAGGCGATCATGCCCCGGAAAAAGCGCTGGGCGATCTCGAGCCCGCCTGGCTCGCGCGCCAGTTCGCGATCAACACGATCGGTCCGGCACTCGTCGCCAAGCATTTCCTGCCGCTGACGCCAAAGACCGGCCGCACCGTCTTCGCCGCGTTGACCGCACGGGTCGGCAGCATCGCCGACAACCGTCTCGGCGGCTGGTATGGCTATCGCGCATCGAAGGCCGCGCTCAACATGATGATCCGCACGCTGGCGATCGAGGAACGGCGCCGCAACAGCAGCTCGATCGTTGTCGGTCTGCATCCCGGCACAGTCGATACCGCCTTGTCGCGCCCCTTTCAGGGCAACGTCACGCCCGGCAACCTGTTCGCGCCCGATCGCGCGGCGGTGCAATTGCTCGATGTGATCGACGGATTGCGTGCACCCGACAGCGGCAAGGTCTTCGCCTGGGATGGCGCCGAAGTCCCCGCATGA
- the yaaA gene encoding peroxide stress protein YaaA, translating to MIAVLSPAKTLDYVKPIPAVTPTEPRFETEAAALAKSAANLSQKRLAGLMGISKPLAKLNADRFAGFAQAPVRPALFAFAGDVYTGFDAKTVDEEGIAFAQDHVRMLSGLYGLLRPLDSMRPYRLEMGTRWAPRRKTLYDWWGDRIAALLADDVTEEGSGIILNLASQEYWHAVADRLPRDIRVIQVDFREPGPDGPRFVSFNAKRARGMMARWLCEHRIDDVDSMKGFDSDGYRFDAGESSDTQWRFMRQPA from the coding sequence ATGATTGCTGTCCTCTCCCCCGCCAAGACGCTCGACTATGTGAAACCGATACCGGCCGTGACGCCGACTGAACCGCGTTTCGAAACCGAGGCGGCGGCGCTCGCCAAGTCGGCCGCCAATCTCAGCCAGAAGCGGCTGGCCGGATTGATGGGCATCTCGAAGCCGCTGGCCAAGCTCAATGCCGACCGCTTTGCCGGCTTCGCCCAAGCGCCGGTGCGACCCGCGCTCTTCGCCTTTGCCGGCGATGTCTATACCGGGTTCGACGCGAAAACGGTCGATGAGGAGGGGATCGCCTTCGCCCAGGATCATGTCCGGATGCTGTCGGGCCTGTACGGGCTGCTCCGCCCGCTCGATTCGATGCGGCCCTATCGGCTCGAAATGGGCACGCGCTGGGCGCCGCGCCGCAAGACGCTGTACGACTGGTGGGGCGATCGCATCGCCGCGCTGCTCGCCGACGATGTCACCGAAGAAGGATCTGGCATCATACTCAATCTCGCCAGCCAGGAATATTGGCATGCGGTCGCGGATCGACTGCCGCGCGATATCCGCGTCATCCAGGTCGATTTCCGCGAGCCCGGCCCGGATGGACCACGTTTCGTCAGCTTCAACGCCAAACGCGCGCGCGGCATGATGGCACGCTGGCTGTGCGAACACCGCATCGACGATGTCGATTCGATGAAGGGCTTCGACAGCGACGGTTATCGCTTCGACGCCGGCGAGAGCAGTGACACGCAATGGCGTTTTATGCGTCAACCCGCCTGA
- a CDS encoding Lrp/AsnC family transcriptional regulator, translating to MAFDQIDRQILGLLQDDGRMTNVELAERVGLTAPPCLRRVRALEDAGAIKGYHAELDAATLGYPITVFAMVSLRSQAEHDLAAFEEHVAVIPEIRECHMLNGEIDFILKIVAGDLKSFQDILTTHLTPAPNVASVKTSLTIRTAKSVPGIPVRPG from the coding sequence ATGGCGTTTGATCAAATCGACCGACAGATTCTGGGTTTGTTGCAGGACGACGGGCGGATGACCAATGTCGAACTCGCCGAAAGGGTCGGCCTGACCGCGCCGCCATGTCTGCGTCGCGTCCGCGCGCTCGAGGATGCCGGTGCGATCAAGGGCTATCATGCCGAACTCGACGCGGCGACGCTGGGCTATCCGATAACCGTGTTCGCGATGGTCAGCCTGCGCAGTCAGGCCGAGCATGACCTTGCCGCGTTCGAGGAACATGTCGCGGTGATTCCAGAAATCCGCGAATGCCATATGCTCAATGGTGAGATCGACTTCATCCTGAAGATCGTTGCCGGCGACCTGAAGAGCTTCCAGGACATACTGACGACGCATTTGACCCCCGCGCCCAACGTGGCCAGCGTCAAGACGTCGCTCACCATCCGCACCGCGAAATCAGTACCAGGCATCCCGGTCCGCCCCGGCTGA
- a CDS encoding histidine kinase dimerization/phospho-acceptor domain-containing protein, whose protein sequence is MGAPGLRFDDSLETVLSADMSTPFGAQSAWRQLVDLIGRRRVPVDSTAIARLQVLRAQVPPPVRAASARSLAFADPPAALVQLFADDEIAVAAPVLRVARMRVDQWIAMLPGLSPAGRSVLRHRRDLAPEVRRALESFGAVDFRLPAAEVIPLSDLASGAERSAIDQIVVEPGNEAEAPAGAANPIFQPPVDSAFVSLGSVALGLPVVAEALRLADDVPASIEPQADGPFQINELLQRIDAYQRQREDSPTVPLFRSTPDAQPALFELEPVVAPSFRFETDAAGVVRWIEGAARAALIGLSLDFAALPNGSRVDGVAAGAFRRRAGFANARLVVDGQSDAAGQWRITGIPVFDRESGRFTGYRGTARRPRADESAEPIHASRNPQSDALRQLVHELRTPTNAIAGFAEMIETQLLGPVPQPYRDHAGTIRNQVADLLTAIDDIDLAARIESNALDLRPGTVPVAPLLAQVAGDLAPLAGLRGSFLTIDPGPLDMAIAGDDRAVERLIARLMATLVASGSQGETIGVTAALGSDAQIIFTFDRPRTLAAYGAESILTIDAETEAEAEGAPLLGTGFALRLARNLAAELGGALAIGEQNLTLCLPAAVIAVVEQASSS, encoded by the coding sequence ATGGGGGCTCCCGGTTTGCGCTTCGACGACAGTCTTGAAACGGTACTCTCGGCAGACATGTCGACCCCGTTTGGCGCGCAATCGGCATGGCGCCAGCTGGTCGACCTGATCGGGCGGCGCCGAGTGCCGGTGGATTCCACCGCGATCGCACGGTTGCAGGTACTTCGCGCGCAGGTGCCGCCGCCGGTTCGCGCGGCAAGTGCGCGGTCGCTCGCTTTTGCCGACCCGCCCGCTGCGCTGGTGCAATTGTTCGCCGATGACGAGATCGCCGTCGCCGCGCCGGTCCTGCGTGTCGCCAGGATGCGCGTCGATCAGTGGATCGCAATGCTCCCCGGCCTGTCGCCCGCGGGGCGATCGGTTCTGCGCCATCGTCGCGATCTAGCGCCCGAAGTACGCCGCGCACTGGAGAGTTTCGGGGCGGTCGATTTCCGTTTGCCGGCCGCTGAGGTCATTCCGTTATCCGACCTTGCGTCGGGGGCGGAGAGGAGCGCGATCGATCAAATCGTGGTCGAACCGGGCAATGAAGCAGAGGCGCCGGCGGGTGCCGCGAACCCGATCTTTCAACCGCCAGTCGATTCGGCATTCGTCTCGCTTGGGTCGGTCGCGCTGGGCTTACCGGTCGTCGCCGAGGCGTTGCGCCTGGCGGATGATGTGCCCGCTTCGATCGAGCCCCAGGCGGACGGGCCGTTCCAGATCAACGAATTGCTGCAGCGGATCGATGCCTATCAGCGCCAGCGCGAGGATTCGCCCACCGTGCCGCTGTTCCGCAGCACACCCGATGCGCAGCCGGCATTGTTCGAGCTGGAGCCGGTCGTGGCGCCGAGCTTTCGCTTCGAAACCGATGCTGCAGGCGTGGTGCGCTGGATCGAAGGCGCCGCCCGCGCGGCGTTGATTGGCCTGTCGCTCGATTTCGCGGCACTGCCGAACGGATCGCGCGTCGATGGCGTCGCGGCGGGTGCGTTTCGCCGCCGGGCCGGGTTCGCCAATGCGCGCCTTGTCGTCGATGGCCAGTCGGACGCCGCAGGCCAATGGCGCATTACCGGTATTCCGGTGTTCGACCGCGAGAGCGGCCGTTTTACCGGTTATCGCGGCACCGCTCGTCGGCCGCGAGCGGACGAAAGCGCCGAGCCGATCCACGCGTCGCGCAATCCCCAGTCCGACGCCTTGCGCCAGCTCGTCCATGAGTTGCGCACGCCGACCAATGCCATTGCCGGTTTCGCAGAGATGATCGAAACGCAATTGCTCGGGCCGGTACCTCAGCCGTATCGCGACCATGCCGGCACGATCCGCAACCAGGTGGCCGACCTGCTCACCGCGATCGACGATATCGATCTGGCCGCGCGGATCGAATCGAACGCGCTCGACCTGCGCCCCGGCACTGTGCCCGTTGCACCCCTGCTCGCCCAGGTGGCGGGCGATCTGGCACCGCTTGCCGGCTTACGCGGCTCGTTCCTGACGATCGATCCCGGCCCGCTCGACATGGCGATCGCCGGTGACGATCGCGCGGTGGAACGGTTGATCGCGCGGTTGATGGCGACATTGGTCGCCTCGGGTAGCCAGGGCGAGACGATCGGTGTCACCGCGGCACTGGGTAGCGATGCACAGATCATCTTCACCTTCGATCGCCCGCGCACGCTCGCCGCTTATGGCGCTGAGAGCATCCTGACGATCGACGCGGAGACGGAGGCCGAAGCCGAGGGCGCGCCGTTGCTCGGCACTGGCTTCGCCCTGCGGCTGGCGCGTAATCTTGCCGCCGAACTTGGCGGCGCTCTCGCGATCGGTGAGCAAAACTTGACATTGTGCTTGCCCGCCGCCGTTATCGCCGTCGTGGAGCAGGCTTCTTCCAGCTGA
- a CDS encoding polysaccharide deacetylase family protein, with product MAATTPPSTGASIGAVHRPAPPAAADLVAWPDDFGTRFTIMVDTEEEFDWNEPLSRDSRGASAMAALPEAHRRFVDRGVPLTYLIDHPIATDPLSIDVLRGVLADGVSAIGTQLHPWVNPPFEESITPANSFVGNLPEALEAAKIDALSTAIVAAFGVAPRAYRAGRYGIGRSTFALLASRGYRIDSSMRSAYDYSAEGGPDFRAIGNHAFHAGPDGAILELPLTSVFTGAARRGGMALYRALKHVPKGRGVFARAGLLSRVALTPEDMPLADVLEAIAVALGEGVRVLNFSFHSPSLAPGHTPYVRDVADLVAFHRWWDSVLADLDRRGVRPASLDQLIAAGAK from the coding sequence GTGGCAGCGACCACCCCCCCCTCGACCGGAGCATCGATCGGGGCGGTCCACCGCCCTGCGCCTCCGGCTGCCGCTGATCTGGTCGCGTGGCCCGACGATTTCGGCACCCGCTTCACGATCATGGTCGATACCGAGGAGGAGTTTGACTGGAACGAACCGCTGTCGCGCGATTCGCGCGGCGCGTCCGCGATGGCAGCGCTGCCCGAAGCACATCGCCGCTTCGTCGATCGCGGTGTACCGCTGACTTATCTCATCGACCATCCGATCGCGACCGATCCGCTCTCGATCGACGTGTTGCGCGGTGTGCTGGCCGACGGCGTATCGGCGATCGGGACGCAGCTCCACCCTTGGGTCAACCCGCCGTTCGAGGAGAGCATAACGCCGGCAAACAGCTTTGTCGGCAACTTGCCTGAAGCGCTCGAAGCAGCGAAGATCGATGCGCTGAGCACCGCGATCGTCGCGGCGTTCGGCGTCGCGCCACGAGCCTATCGTGCCGGGCGTTATGGTATCGGCCGCTCCACCTTCGCGCTGCTCGCATCGCGCGGCTACCGGATCGATAGCTCGATGCGGTCGGCTTATGACTATAGCGCAGAGGGCGGACCCGATTTCCGAGCGATCGGCAATCATGCCTTTCATGCGGGGCCGGATGGCGCAATCCTGGAATTGCCGCTGACCAGCGTGTTCACCGGCGCCGCGCGCCGCGGCGGGATGGCGCTTTATCGGGCGCTGAAACATGTTCCGAAGGGCCGGGGGGTGTTCGCCCGTGCCGGGTTGTTGTCGCGGGTCGCGCTGACGCCCGAGGACATGCCGCTCGCCGATGTGCTGGAAGCGATCGCGGTTGCACTGGGCGAAGGTGTGCGAGTGCTGAATTTTTCGTTCCACTCGCCCTCTCTTGCCCCCGGCCACACGCCTTATGTGCGCGACGTGGCCGATCTGGTCGCGTTCCACCGCTGGTGGGACAGCGTGCTCGCCGATCTCGACAGGCGCGGCGTCCGCCCGGCGTCGCTCGACCAACTGATCGCGGCGGGCGCAAAGTAA
- a CDS encoding integrase arm-type DNA-binding domain-containing protein — protein sequence MLTDIALKNLKPESKAYKRSDGGGLFVTVLPNGRKYWGIACRVAGKQKFLSGGAYPEVSLRDARDWREAIKAQIVLGMELTAQPKSRVKVAKTPPPKPATDALEGSFKAVALEWYETRLLGWSPRYAGVLMRRMKADIFPVIGDEPIASITPRQMLEALRAIEKRGSIEMAHRVKNHCSEVFRYAIPDGRCESGPCRDLAPVRVRRAVHRCLRSRHRWRDHGRRHPFRPVRCRAGDGRVRAKGARAGTAAGNSHGSGSSYCYSHRFAASTSLRHEYTRQLGSGAT from the coding sequence ATGCTGACCGATATCGCACTCAAGAACCTGAAGCCCGAGTCCAAGGCGTACAAGCGTTCGGATGGCGGTGGGTTGTTCGTCACCGTCCTGCCCAATGGACGAAAATACTGGGGCATCGCCTGCCGGGTAGCCGGAAAGCAGAAATTCCTTTCTGGCGGAGCTTACCCCGAGGTCAGTCTCCGAGACGCCCGCGACTGGCGTGAGGCGATCAAAGCCCAGATTGTACTGGGTATGGAATTGACCGCCCAGCCCAAGAGCCGTGTGAAGGTTGCTAAAACGCCGCCACCAAAGCCCGCTACGGATGCACTGGAAGGTAGCTTCAAGGCTGTAGCGCTCGAGTGGTACGAGACCAGGCTGCTGGGTTGGTCACCGCGCTATGCGGGCGTGCTGATGCGGCGGATGAAAGCCGACATTTTTCCCGTAATCGGCGACGAGCCAATCGCCAGCATCACACCCCGGCAGATGCTGGAAGCGCTTCGGGCGATCGAGAAGCGCGGCTCGATTGAGATGGCGCATCGCGTCAAGAACCACTGCAGCGAGGTGTTTCGCTACGCCATCCCAGACGGTCGATGCGAAAGCGGTCCTTGTCGCGACCTCGCGCCAGTTCGGGTTCGAAGAGCCGTGCATCGATGCCTTCGATCAAGGCATCGATGGCGAGACCACGGGCGTCGGCATCCTTTCCGACCAGTCCGATGCAGAGCAGGAGATGGCCGGGTTCGCGCCAAGGGCGCCCGCGCTGGAACAGCGGCTGGAAATAGCCATGGCTCGGGCTCCAGCTACTGCTATTCTCATCGGTTCGCAGCATCAACCTCGTTACGCCACGAATACACGAGGCAGCTGGGTTCTGGGGCCACATGA
- a CDS encoding DNA-3-methyladenine glycosylase I — MTVQRCPWAGNDPMMRDYHDREWGVPEHDSRALWEKLILDGFQAGLSWSIILRKRDAFREVFKGFDPEIVARFDEADIERLVTDARIIRSRAKIVATIGNARAWLAMCEAGEDFAAFIWGMAGDAPIVGDGVHLPTKTPLSEEISRALKKRGFKFVGPVIVYAWMEACGIVDDHVAGCFRRKN, encoded by the coding sequence ATGACTGTCCAGCGCTGCCCCTGGGCGGGAAACGACCCGATGATGCGCGACTATCACGATCGGGAATGGGGCGTTCCCGAGCACGATAGTCGCGCACTGTGGGAAAAACTGATCCTCGACGGTTTTCAGGCTGGATTGTCGTGGAGCATCATCCTGCGCAAACGCGATGCCTTTCGTGAAGTCTTCAAAGGTTTCGATCCGGAGATCGTCGCGCGTTTCGACGAAGCGGATATCGAGCGCCTGGTCACCGATGCCCGCATCATCCGGTCGCGTGCGAAGATCGTCGCGACGATCGGCAATGCCCGCGCCTGGCTGGCGATGTGTGAGGCGGGCGAGGATTTCGCGGCCTTTATCTGGGGCATGGCGGGCGACGCGCCGATCGTTGGCGACGGCGTTCACTTGCCAACCAAAACGCCATTGTCGGAGGAAATATCCAGGGCGCTCAAGAAACGCGGTTTCAAATTCGTCGGGCCGGTGATCGTCTATGCCTGGATGGAGGCGTGCGGCATCGTCGACGATCATGTCGCGGGCTGTTTTCGCCGCAAGAATTGA
- a CDS encoding YadA-like family protein has product MFDSFTIRGSGHRHLLSGTGLAVMAFLASPVAHAQEVAGGNVTGGAATAVGTGSRADTQSVAVGRSARASGTASVAIGYRSIATTVDSMAIGANAEARAAGSAAIGENAVARGTDSVAIGRNSTTTSSEDRTVSFGNGSLERRLIHIADGIADSDAATVGQMAAGNAATLTAANSYSDAGDAVTLTAANAYTDAGDAATLISANAYTDAGDAATLISANAYTDAGNAQTLASAQDFARAGDVATLTSARSYADQVGAQTLASANSYTDARIAGLQFDLSEVRRHADAGTAAAIAGANIPQSVEPGRTTIGIGGGTYRGEQAFAIGASHLMANGRVAIRGSANFSGGDGSGGGVGVGFSF; this is encoded by the coding sequence ATGTTCGACAGCTTTACGATTCGGGGCTCTGGCCATCGCCACCTGCTCAGCGGTACGGGCCTTGCGGTCATGGCCTTCCTTGCTTCGCCGGTGGCGCATGCGCAGGAAGTGGCTGGCGGCAACGTGACAGGCGGCGCAGCAACCGCGGTCGGCACGGGATCGCGGGCCGATACCCAGTCCGTCGCGGTCGGCCGATCCGCACGAGCCTCCGGCACCGCCTCGGTCGCCATCGGGTACCGGTCGATCGCGACGACGGTCGACAGCATGGCGATCGGGGCCAATGCCGAAGCGCGCGCCGCCGGCAGCGCGGCGATCGGCGAGAACGCGGTGGCCAGGGGGACGGATTCCGTCGCGATCGGCAGGAATTCGACCACGACGTCGAGCGAGGATCGCACGGTGTCGTTCGGCAACGGCTCGCTTGAACGCAGACTGATCCACATCGCCGACGGCATCGCCGATAGCGATGCCGCCACGGTCGGTCAGATGGCGGCCGGCAATGCGGCCACCTTGACCGCAGCCAACAGCTACTCCGATGCCGGCGATGCGGTCACTTTGACTGCGGCCAACGCCTATACTGATGCCGGCGACGCAGCCACCTTGATCTCGGCCAACGCCTATACCGATGCCGGCGACGCAGCCACCCTGATCTCGGCCAACGCCTATACCGATGCCGGCAATGCTCAGACGCTGGCTTCGGCGCAGGATTTCGCGCGGGCCGGGGATGTGGCCACGCTGACCAGCGCGCGATCCTATGCCGATCAAGTCGGTGCGCAGACGCTGGCCTCGGCCAATTCCTATACCGATGCGCGCATCGCCGGACTGCAGTTCGACTTGAGCGAGGTGCGCCGCCATGCCGACGCCGGGACCGCGGCGGCGATCGCGGGCGCTAACATCCCCCAATCGGTCGAACCTGGCCGCACGACGATCGGCATCGGCGGCGGCACCTATCGCGGCGAACAGGCCTTTGCGATCGGTGCATCGCATTTGATGGCGAACGGCCGCGTCGCGATCAGGGGCAGCGCGAACTTCAGCGGCGGCGACGGGTCCGGCGGCGGCGTCGGGGTAGGTTTCAGCTTCTGA